The Pseudomonas baetica genome includes a region encoding these proteins:
- a CDS encoding TrkH family potassium uptake protein has translation MALPTLRIIGFIIGIFLITLAVAMVVPMATLVIFERTSDLPSFLWASMITFVAGLALVIPGRPEHIHLRPRDMYLLTVSSWLVVCIFAALPFLLTQHISYTDSFFESMSGITATGSTVLSGLDNMSPGILMWRSLLHWLGGIGFIGMAVAILPLLRIGGMRLFQTESSDRSEKVMPRSHMVARLIVAAYVGITVLGSLAFWWAGMSPFDAINHAMSAISTGGFSTSDQSLAKWTQPAVHWVAVVVMILGSLPFTLYVATLRGNRRALIKDQQVQGMLAMLLVTWLVLGTWYWWTTQLHWLDALRHVALNVTSVLTTTGFALGDYSLWGNFSLMLFFYLGFVGGCSGSTAGGIKIFRFQVAYILLKANLNQLIHPRAVIKQKYNGHRLDEEIVRSILTFSFFFAITICVIALLLSLLGVDWMTALTGAASTVSGVGPGLGETIGPAGNFATLPDAAKWILSFGMLLGRLEIITVFVLCIPAFWRH, from the coding sequence ATGGCGTTGCCGACCTTACGGATCATTGGTTTCATCATCGGCATCTTCCTGATTACCCTGGCGGTTGCCATGGTCGTGCCGATGGCCACGCTGGTGATTTTCGAGCGCACCAGTGACCTGCCATCGTTCCTCTGGGCGAGCATGATTACCTTTGTCGCCGGCCTCGCGCTGGTGATTCCCGGTCGCCCCGAACACATTCATTTGCGCCCGCGCGACATGTACCTGCTCACCGTCAGCAGTTGGCTGGTGGTGTGTATTTTCGCCGCGTTGCCGTTTTTGCTCACACAACACATCAGCTACACCGACTCGTTCTTCGAAAGCATGTCCGGCATCACCGCCACCGGTTCGACCGTACTCAGCGGCCTGGACAACATGTCGCCGGGAATCCTGATGTGGCGCTCGCTGCTGCACTGGCTTGGCGGCATTGGCTTTATCGGCATGGCGGTGGCAATTCTGCCGCTGCTGCGCATCGGTGGCATGCGCCTGTTCCAGACCGAATCCTCGGATCGCTCGGAAAAGGTCATGCCACGCTCGCACATGGTAGCGCGGCTGATCGTAGCGGCTTACGTCGGCATCACCGTCCTCGGCAGCCTGGCGTTCTGGTGGGCCGGGATGAGCCCGTTCGATGCGATCAACCACGCAATGTCGGCGATTTCCACCGGCGGGTTCTCGACGTCCGACCAGTCGTTGGCCAAGTGGACGCAACCGGCAGTGCACTGGGTCGCGGTGGTGGTCATGATTCTCGGCAGCCTGCCATTCACCCTGTACGTGGCGACATTGCGCGGCAATCGTCGAGCGTTGATCAAGGATCAGCAGGTACAGGGCATGCTGGCGATGTTGTTGGTGACGTGGCTGGTGCTCGGCACCTGGTACTGGTGGACGACCCAACTGCATTGGCTGGATGCGCTGCGCCATGTGGCGCTGAACGTGACGTCGGTGCTGACCACCACCGGTTTTGCCCTCGGCGACTACAGCCTGTGGGGCAACTTCTCGCTGATGCTGTTTTTCTATCTGGGTTTTGTTGGCGGCTGTTCCGGGTCGACGGCGGGAGGGATCAAGATCTTCCGCTTCCAGGTCGCCTACATCTTGCTCAAGGCCAACCTTAATCAGCTGATTCATCCGCGCGCGGTGATCAAGCAGAAGTACAACGGTCACCGGCTCGACGAAGAGATCGTGCGCTCGATTCTGACCTTTTCGTTCTTCTTCGCCATCACCATCTGCGTGATCGCCCTGCTGCTGTCGCTGCTCGGCGTCGATTGGATGACGGCACTGACCGGCGCCGCCAGCACCGTGTCCGGTGTCGGCCCGGGGCTGGGTGAGACGATTGGCCCGGCGGGCAACTTTGCGACCCTGCCGGATGCAGCCAAGTGGATTCTGTCGTTCGGCATGCTGCTCGGCCGACTGGAGATCATCACGGTGTTTGTACTGTGTATTCCGGCCTTTTGGCGTCACTGA
- a CDS encoding patatin-like phospholipase family protein: protein MRRLLFCLLLGFLPLFAFASEAPRPKVGLVLSGGAARGLAHIGVLKALEEQGIKIDAIAGTSMGAVVGGLYASGYKIDELEKLALSIDWQQALSDAPPREDVPFRRKQDDRDFLVKQKLSFRDDGSLGLPLGVIQGQNLALLLESLLAHTSDTRDFDKLPIPFRAVATDIANGEKVVFRKGHLPQVIRASMSIPAVFAPVELDGRLLVDGGMTDNIPLDVARQMGVDIAIVVDIGTPLRNRKQLTTVVDVLNQSITLMTRRNSEEQLAALKSTDVLIQPALASFGVTDFGRAQEMIDAGYRATKTLDARLAGLKPSESQNAELNAARAPGQRTPIITAIRVENDSKVDDDVIRYYIRQPIGEPLDLGRLHSDMGTLYGLDYFEQVQYRVVHKGQDHTLVINARGKRSGTDYLRVGLNLSDDMRGDSAFNLGASYRVNGINRLGAEWLTRVQLGDKQELYSEFYQPLDVGSRYFIAPSVVFEAQNVDAVLDNDPVAQYRVERYGMALNVGRQIGNNGEVRFGVGEAWGKADVRIGDQDLPSENFNEGFYSLKYSYDSLDNVYYPHEGKDVSLTFLQFEPSLGSDTRYRQWEFKLDKAMSHGPDTLILGGRYGRTLDDTNVVTSSFLLGGARQLSGFREDAISGQNVSLMRAVYYRRLTPRSYLPLDFPLYAGASLERGRAWNNDNEFDSGYINAASVFIGFDTPLGPLNFSYGLNDANEQAVYLNLGQTF, encoded by the coding sequence ATGCGCCGTTTGCTGTTCTGCCTGCTGCTTGGTTTTCTTCCTCTGTTCGCCTTCGCCAGCGAAGCGCCGCGACCGAAAGTCGGCCTCGTGCTGTCCGGCGGCGCCGCGCGCGGGTTGGCCCACATCGGCGTGCTCAAGGCGCTGGAGGAGCAAGGCATCAAGATCGACGCGATTGCCGGTACCAGCATGGGCGCGGTGGTTGGCGGTCTGTATGCCTCGGGCTACAAGATCGACGAACTGGAAAAGCTCGCTCTGAGCATCGACTGGCAACAGGCGCTGTCCGATGCGCCACCCCGGGAAGACGTGCCGTTTCGGCGCAAACAGGATGACCGCGATTTCTTGGTGAAACAGAAACTGAGCTTTCGCGACGACGGCAGCCTCGGCCTGCCGCTGGGGGTGATTCAGGGGCAAAATCTGGCGCTGCTGCTGGAAAGCCTGCTGGCCCACACCAGCGATACCCGCGATTTCGACAAACTGCCGATCCCGTTCCGCGCCGTGGCCACCGACATCGCCAACGGCGAAAAAGTGGTGTTTCGCAAAGGCCACCTGCCTCAAGTGATCCGCGCCAGCATGTCGATCCCGGCGGTGTTCGCTCCGGTCGAACTCGACGGGCGGCTGCTGGTGGACGGCGGCATGACCGACAACATCCCGCTCGATGTCGCGCGGCAAATGGGCGTCGACATCGCCATTGTGGTCGACATCGGCACGCCGCTGCGCAATCGCAAACAACTGACCACCGTGGTCGATGTGCTGAACCAGTCGATCACCCTGATGACCCGACGCAACTCCGAAGAACAACTGGCCGCGCTGAAATCGACAGACGTGCTGATCCAACCGGCGCTGGCGAGTTTCGGCGTCACTGATTTCGGCCGCGCCCAGGAGATGATCGACGCCGGTTACCGCGCCACGAAAACCCTCGACGCGCGCCTCGCCGGGCTCAAGCCCAGCGAATCGCAGAATGCCGAGCTCAACGCCGCCCGCGCGCCGGGCCAGCGCACGCCGATCATTACCGCGATCAGGGTCGAGAACGACTCGAAAGTCGATGACGACGTGATCCGCTACTACATCCGCCAACCCATCGGCGAGCCGCTGGACCTGGGCCGATTGCATTCGGACATGGGCACTTTGTACGGCCTGGACTATTTCGAGCAGGTGCAATATCGCGTGGTCCACAAGGGCCAGGATCACACCCTGGTGATCAATGCCCGAGGCAAGCGCAGTGGCACCGATTACTTGAGGGTCGGTCTGAACCTGTCGGACGACATGCGCGGCGACAGCGCCTTCAACCTCGGCGCCAGTTACCGAGTCAACGGCATCAACCGCCTCGGTGCGGAATGGCTGACCCGTGTGCAACTCGGCGACAAACAGGAGCTGTACAGCGAGTTCTATCAGCCACTGGACGTCGGTTCGCGCTATTTCATCGCGCCCTCGGTGGTGTTCGAGGCGCAGAACGTCGACGCGGTGCTCGACAACGATCCGGTCGCGCAATACCGCGTCGAGCGTTACGGCATGGCCCTGAACGTTGGGCGGCAGATTGGCAACAACGGTGAAGTGCGGTTCGGTGTCGGCGAGGCCTGGGGCAAGGCCGATGTGCGTATTGGCGATCAGGATCTGCCCAGCGAAAACTTCAATGAAGGCTTCTACTCGCTGAAGTATTCCTACGATTCGCTGGACAACGTTTACTACCCCCACGAAGGCAAGGACGTCAGTCTGACGTTCCTGCAATTCGAACCGAGCCTGGGCTCGGACACGCGTTACCGGCAGTGGGAATTCAAGCTCGACAAGGCCATGAGCCACGGCCCGGACACATTGATTCTGGGCGGGCGCTATGGCCGTACGCTCGATGACACCAACGTGGTGACGTCGAGCTTCCTGCTCGGTGGCGCACGGCAGTTGTCGGGCTTTCGCGAAGATGCCATTTCCGGGCAGAACGTCAGCTTGATGCGGGCGGTGTATTACCGCCGCCTGACGCCGCGTTCGTATCTGCCGCTGGACTTCCCGTTGTACGCCGGTGCGTCGCTGGAGCGTGGCCGGGCGTGGAACAACGACAATGAATTCGACAGTGGCTACATCAATGCGGCGAGTGTATTTATCGGCTTCGATACGCCGTTGGGGCCGTTGAATTTCAGTTATGGCTTGAATGATGCGAATGAACAGGCGGTGTATTTGAATCTGGGGCAGACGTTTTGA
- a CDS encoding UDP-2,3-diacylglucosamine diphosphatase, translating into MTSAELARPSRKQRVRTLWISDVHLGTRDCQAEHLSQFLKGYHADKIYLVGDIIDGWKLRGGMYWPQAHTNVIRRLLTMSKRGTEVIYVTGNHDEFLRRYSKLILGNIQLVDEAVHVTADGRHLLVIHGDQFDVITRYHRWLAFLGDSAYEFTLTLNRWLNHWRARYGYGYWSLSAYLKHKVKTAVSFISDFEEAIAHECVKRELHGVVCGHIHHAEIRKVGEVDYFNCGDWVESCTALIEHWDGTIELYRLADAQAREAQLKAAKVAELA; encoded by the coding sequence ATGACCAGCGCCGAGCTCGCCAGACCCAGCCGCAAACAACGCGTGCGCACCTTGTGGATCTCTGACGTGCATCTGGGCACACGGGACTGCCAGGCCGAACACCTGTCGCAGTTTCTCAAGGGCTACCATGCCGACAAGATTTACCTGGTTGGCGACATCATCGACGGCTGGAAACTGCGCGGCGGCATGTATTGGCCGCAGGCGCACACCAACGTGATTCGCCGTTTGTTGACCATGAGCAAACGCGGCACCGAAGTGATCTACGTCACCGGCAACCACGATGAATTCCTGCGTCGTTATTCGAAGCTGATCCTGGGCAATATTCAGTTGGTCGACGAGGCGGTGCATGTCACGGCAGACGGTCGGCATTTGCTGGTGATTCACGGCGACCAGTTTGATGTGATCACCCGCTATCACCGTTGGCTGGCGTTCCTGGGTGATTCGGCCTACGAGTTCACTCTGACGCTCAACCGCTGGCTCAATCACTGGCGCGCCCGCTATGGCTACGGTTACTGGTCGCTGTCGGCGTATCTGAAGCACAAGGTGAAGACGGCGGTGAGTTTTATCAGCGACTTCGAAGAAGCCATTGCCCATGAATGTGTGAAGCGTGAGCTGCATGGCGTGGTCTGCGGGCACATTCACCATGCCGAGATCCGTAAGGTCGGCGAGGTGGATTACTTCAATTGCGGCGATTGGGTGGAGTCGTGCACGGCGCTGATCGAACACTGGGACGGCACGATCGAGTTGTATCGCCTGGCGGATGCGCAGGCGCGTGAGGCGCAGCTCAAGGCGGCCAAGGTTGCCGAACTCGCCTGA
- a CDS encoding AraC family transcriptional regulator — protein MRPILSLRQYTHDLIVHSHEHAQLVFGLSGALDFEVEGCGSQVRQQSFVVVPAGAHHACGSPQGSRCLVLDIPDGQWVAESLGDHAEASRRLLGNPARLSLDSGQSQLVSWLANSPVSDPLIAQQGAVLLLASLNHAQPVELATRRLPYAALDAHIEQYAAYPLQVADLARVAGLSSARLHARFMAECGQTPMDYMRSRRLHKAVALLRETVLPIGEIASRVGYSSQSAFSAAVLREFGASPGQLRRGSYDKRR, from the coding sequence ATGCGACCGATCCTCAGCCTGCGTCAGTACACCCACGATCTGATCGTCCACAGCCACGAGCACGCCCAATTGGTGTTCGGTCTGTCCGGTGCGCTGGATTTCGAGGTCGAGGGCTGTGGCAGCCAGGTGCGTCAGCAGAGTTTCGTGGTGGTCCCGGCCGGCGCCCATCATGCCTGCGGCAGTCCGCAGGGCAGTCGCTGTCTGGTGCTGGATATTCCAGATGGGCAATGGGTCGCGGAGTCACTCGGTGACCATGCCGAGGCCAGCCGGCGCTTGCTCGGCAACCCTGCTCGCTTGTCGCTGGACTCGGGGCAAAGCCAACTGGTCAGTTGGCTGGCGAACAGCCCGGTCAGCGATCCATTGATTGCCCAGCAAGGCGCGGTGTTACTGCTGGCCAGTCTGAATCATGCACAACCCGTCGAACTCGCCACGCGACGCCTGCCCTATGCGGCGCTGGATGCGCACATCGAGCAATACGCCGCGTATCCGCTCCAAGTCGCCGATCTGGCGCGGGTTGCCGGGTTGTCCAGCGCTCGCCTGCACGCGCGTTTCATGGCCGAGTGCGGGCAAACACCAATGGATTACATGCGCAGCCGGCGACTGCACAAGGCTGTCGCTCTGCTGCGCGAGACCGTGCTGCCCATCGGCGAAATCGCCAGTCGGGTCGGCTACAGCTCGCAAAGCGCCTTCTCGGCTGCCGTTCTACGTGAGTTCGGTGCATCGCCCGGCCAGCTTCGGCGCGGCTCCTACGACAAAAGACGATAG
- a CDS encoding SelT/SelW/SelH family protein translates to MTVAKAEVVITYCTQCQWLLRAAWLAQELLSTFDDDLGKVSLVPGTGGVFHITCDDVQIWERKADGGFPEAKVLKQRVRDQIDPDRDLGHNDRTQ, encoded by the coding sequence ATGACTGTCGCAAAAGCAGAAGTTGTCATCACGTATTGCACTCAATGCCAGTGGCTGCTGCGCGCGGCGTGGCTGGCGCAGGAACTGCTCAGCACCTTTGACGATGATCTGGGCAAAGTGTCATTGGTGCCGGGTACCGGCGGAGTTTTCCACATTACGTGCGATGACGTGCAGATCTGGGAGCGCAAGGCCGATGGCGGTTTTCCCGAAGCCAAGGTGCTGAAGCAGCGAGTGCGCGATCAGATCGATCCTGACCGCGACCTCGGCCACAACGACCGTACTCAGTGA
- a CDS encoding DMT family transporter → MTPRTALGALHIGALMFGLTGVFGKLAAASPAVIVFGRAAFAVLALAFFARFASQNGWQKLQAVDWRRLALSGVLLAGHWVSFFIAVKVAGVAIATLGFASFPAFTVILEGLIFRERIRANEIVLVVLVSVGLVLVTPAFDLASGATVGLLWAVLSGLLFSLLSLTNRASSGRVPAVQAALCQNVVVALCLLPVAAPQLSEVRALDWLWIALLGVFCTGVAHSLFVASLAVIKARTAAVVFAMEPVYGITIAWLLFNENPTLRMLLGGALIIVAIAVSARMSGHADKKTVAAEATSH, encoded by the coding sequence ATGACCCCGCGTACCGCCCTCGGCGCCCTGCATATCGGCGCTCTGATGTTCGGCCTGACCGGTGTGTTCGGCAAACTCGCCGCCGCCTCCCCCGCCGTGATCGTCTTCGGCCGTGCCGCCTTCGCCGTACTCGCTCTGGCATTTTTTGCCCGTTTCGCCAGCCAGAACGGCTGGCAGAAACTGCAAGCCGTGGACTGGCGGCGCCTGGCCCTCAGTGGCGTGCTGCTGGCCGGGCACTGGGTGAGTTTTTTCATTGCGGTGAAGGTTGCCGGCGTCGCCATCGCGACATTGGGCTTTGCCAGTTTTCCGGCCTTTACGGTGATTCTCGAAGGGCTGATCTTCCGCGAGCGTATCCGCGCCAATGAAATCGTGCTGGTGGTTTTAGTCAGTGTCGGTCTGGTGCTGGTGACCCCGGCGTTCGATCTGGCCAGCGGCGCGACGGTCGGTCTGCTTTGGGCGGTACTGTCCGGGCTGTTGTTTTCCCTGCTGTCGCTGACCAACCGCGCCAGCTCCGGGCGTGTCCCGGCGGTGCAGGCGGCGTTGTGTCAAAACGTGGTGGTGGCGCTGTGTCTGCTGCCGGTGGCGGCGCCGCAACTGAGCGAAGTGCGCGCACTCGACTGGCTATGGATCGCCCTGCTTGGGGTGTTCTGCACCGGCGTCGCCCACAGTCTGTTTGTCGCCAGCCTGGCGGTGATCAAGGCGCGCACCGCCGCAGTGGTGTTCGCCATGGAGCCGGTCTACGGCATCACCATCGCGTGGCTGCTGTTCAATGAGAACCCGACGCTGCGCATGCTGCTCGGCGGCGCGCTGATCATCGTCGCCATCGCGGTGTCAGCGCGGATGTCCGGCCATGCCGACAAAAAAACCGTCGCCGCCGAAGCAACCTCTCACTGA
- a CDS encoding DUF962 domain-containing protein, which translates to MENIKHFNSFAEFYPYYLSEHSNSTCRRLHFIGTTLVIFILAMTIAKGAWLLLLALPLAGYSFAWAGHFFFEKNRPATFQHPLYSLLGDFVMYRDMILGRVAF; encoded by the coding sequence GTGGAAAACATCAAACATTTCAACAGCTTCGCCGAGTTCTACCCGTATTACCTCAGCGAACACAGCAACAGTACCTGCCGGCGCCTGCATTTCATCGGCACCACACTGGTGATTTTTATTCTCGCCATGACCATCGCCAAAGGCGCGTGGCTGCTGTTGCTGGCCCTGCCGCTGGCCGGTTACAGCTTCGCCTGGGCCGGGCATTTCTTCTTTGAAAAGAATCGACCGGCGACTTTCCAGCATCCGCTGTACAGCCTGCTTGGCGATTTCGTCATGTACCGCGACATGATTCTGGGTCGCGTGGCGTTCTGA
- a CDS encoding HD domain-containing protein, translating to MNATTRFTHMKDGTEEDWAIIAADFSAYAKQLPSRIMTHLKLLEGDFGGFPVDRLTHSLQTATRAFRDGRDEEYVVCALLHDIGDTLGSYNHPDIAAAILKPFVSAENLWMVEKHGIFQGYYFFHHLGMDRHLREQFKEHPQFQATAEFCAKYDAAAFDPDYDTLPLSFFEPMMERLFAQPKHSIYKAAMEEHSPA from the coding sequence ATGAACGCCACTACCCGTTTCACCCACATGAAGGATGGCACTGAGGAAGACTGGGCGATCATCGCCGCCGACTTCAGTGCCTATGCCAAACAGTTACCGTCGCGGATCATGACCCACCTGAAATTGCTCGAAGGTGATTTCGGCGGCTTCCCGGTAGATCGCCTGACCCACTCCCTGCAAACCGCGACCCGTGCTTTTCGTGACGGACGTGACGAGGAATACGTGGTCTGCGCGTTATTGCACGACATCGGTGACACCCTCGGCTCGTACAACCATCCGGACATTGCCGCAGCGATTCTCAAGCCGTTCGTCAGCGCCGAAAACCTGTGGATGGTGGAAAAGCACGGGATCTTCCAGGGCTATTACTTCTTCCATCACCTGGGCATGGATCGGCACTTGCGCGAGCAGTTCAAGGAACACCCGCAGTTTCAGGCAACTGCCGAGTTTTGCGCCAAGTACGATGCAGCGGCGTTTGATCCTGACTATGACACGCTGCCGTTAAGCTTCTTTGAGCCAATGATGGAAAGGTTGTTTGCGCAACCGAAGCACTCGATTTACAAGGCCGCGATGGAAGAACACAGCCCGGCCTGA
- a CDS encoding MarR family transcriptional regulator: MPLTDQHRFGMQLAQMSRGWRAELDRRLAGLGLSQARWLVLLHLARFEEAPTQRELAQSVGVEGPTLARLLDSLEGQGLVQRQSVMEDRRAKKIVLCAPALPLIEQIETIATQLRHELFEGVDEADLKVCMRVHGHILTNLERS, from the coding sequence ATGCCGTTAACCGATCAACACCGCTTTGGCATGCAACTGGCCCAGATGTCTCGCGGCTGGCGTGCCGAGCTGGACCGGCGTCTGGCCGGTCTGGGCTTGTCCCAGGCGCGCTGGCTGGTGCTGCTGCATCTGGCGCGTTTCGAGGAAGCACCGACCCAACGTGAGCTGGCGCAAAGCGTCGGTGTCGAAGGCCCAACCCTGGCACGCTTGCTCGATAGTCTGGAAGGCCAGGGTCTGGTGCAACGCCAGTCCGTGATGGAAGACCGCCGGGCGAAAAAAATTGTCCTCTGCGCTCCGGCTCTGCCGCTGATCGAACAAATCGAAACCATTGCCACACAACTGCGTCACGAATTGTTCGAAGGCGTCGATGAGGCGGATTTGAAAGTGTGCATGCGCGTTCACGGGCACATTCTGACCAATCTGGAAAGATCTTGA
- a CDS encoding FimV/HubP family polar landmark protein, producing the protein MLASWHVVLRVCAKGLLVAGAVGYSTLSLALGLGEITVHSALNQPLKADIALVDVGGLTQNDLSVSLATADEFGSAGVERVFFLNDLTFTPILHGNRQMIRVTSSKPVNEPFLNFLVQLNQPNGRLLREFTVLIDPPGSPGIVPATDEPDPRAQSSAFPTVEPMTAPPQAAQGKRDTPAPPPSATPPANDALAEQLAASVLQNQQLQKNLDELNAKLRAQDVQIVAGKKQVSDLQTRLAELQKAPPAPAVTAAPAPVVAPTEATDEGLNWPLLGGLLLLLGALAALFLYRRRQQQKPGDAPLPIVPLHDEADVEEAEPAEHVRSHAATEHREEPAAGDVLEAVGIYLAYGRLGEAAGLLRDALHKEPERIDLGLQLLDVLGRQGDSAAFEQQESHLRALGVEAQSLEDIRARHPKLVTAASRVAAAPLVANAAPVIAVAQEPAATEDEFELNLEALSMDSSWDLEDSRSASVQPSAETSALGSSLQVLPQDFELPVAAAIEDAELEWIPEPEAQPLDDDFLEAFSDPQPSLALEPLNLQMSVPDEAGAGKLEQAQTCIDDGDIDSAIALLNELLKEGDEPLKQTARTLLAGIR; encoded by the coding sequence ATGCTTGCAAGTTGGCACGTGGTACTGCGCGTTTGCGCCAAAGGGTTGTTGGTTGCTGGCGCAGTTGGCTATTCAACCTTGTCGCTGGCCCTGGGGCTGGGTGAGATCACGGTTCACTCAGCCCTCAATCAGCCGCTCAAGGCCGACATCGCACTGGTCGATGTCGGCGGTCTGACGCAGAACGATCTCTCGGTGAGCCTGGCCACAGCGGACGAATTCGGCAGTGCCGGGGTCGAGCGGGTGTTCTTTCTCAACGACCTCACGTTCACGCCGATCCTGCATGGCAATCGCCAGATGATCCGGGTGACCTCCAGCAAACCGGTCAACGAACCCTTTCTGAATTTCCTCGTACAGCTCAATCAGCCCAATGGCCGCTTGCTGCGTGAGTTCACGGTGCTGATCGATCCGCCGGGTTCGCCCGGTATCGTTCCGGCCACCGATGAGCCGGATCCGCGCGCGCAGTCCTCGGCGTTCCCTACTGTCGAACCGATGACCGCGCCGCCACAGGCCGCTCAAGGCAAGCGTGACACGCCGGCCCCGCCACCATCAGCAACGCCGCCCGCCAACGATGCGCTCGCCGAGCAACTGGCCGCCAGCGTATTGCAGAACCAGCAGTTGCAAAAAAACCTCGACGAACTGAACGCGAAATTGCGGGCGCAGGATGTGCAGATTGTCGCTGGCAAGAAGCAGGTCAGTGACCTGCAAACCCGCTTGGCCGAACTGCAAAAGGCACCGCCTGCTCCGGCAGTGACTGCGGCGCCTGCGCCGGTTGTTGCACCGACTGAAGCCACAGATGAAGGTTTGAACTGGCCGCTGCTCGGGGGGCTTCTGCTGTTGCTGGGGGCATTGGCTGCGCTGTTCCTTTATCGCCGCCGGCAACAACAGAAACCGGGTGACGCGCCGCTGCCGATTGTGCCGCTGCACGATGAAGCCGACGTGGAAGAGGCCGAACCTGCCGAACACGTCAGAAGTCATGCCGCGACCGAGCATCGCGAGGAACCGGCCGCAGGCGATGTTCTGGAAGCGGTGGGGATCTATCTGGCCTATGGGCGACTCGGTGAAGCGGCCGGGTTGTTGCGTGATGCATTGCACAAGGAGCCGGAGCGCATCGATCTCGGTCTGCAATTGCTCGACGTGTTGGGGCGTCAGGGTGATAGCGCAGCGTTCGAGCAGCAGGAAAGTCATCTGCGAGCGCTGGGTGTGGAGGCGCAATCCTTGGAGGACATACGCGCCCGGCATCCGAAACTGGTGACTGCTGCATCGCGGGTGGCAGCCGCGCCACTGGTCGCCAACGCCGCGCCGGTGATTGCCGTTGCCCAAGAGCCTGCGGCAACCGAGGACGAGTTCGAGTTGAATCTGGAAGCGTTGTCGATGGATTCCAGTTGGGATCTGGAGGACAGCCGTTCGGCGTCGGTTCAGCCATCCGCCGAAACTTCTGCTCTCGGCTCCAGCCTGCAAGTGTTGCCTCAGGATTTTGAGTTGCCGGTAGCCGCCGCCATTGAAGACGCGGAGCTTGAGTGGATCCCGGAGCCGGAGGCGCAGCCGCTGGACGATGACTTCCTTGAAGCATTTTCCGATCCGCAGCCGTCGCTGGCGCTGGAGCCCTTGAATTTACAGATGTCAGTGCCAGACGAGGCGGGGGCGGGGAAGCTCGAACAGGCCCAGACGTGCATCGATGATGGCGACATCGACAGCGCGATTGCGCTGCTCAATGAATTGCTCAAGGAAGGCGATGAGCCCTTGAAGCAAACCGCCCGAACCCTTCTGGCAGGCATCCGCTGA
- a CDS encoding AraC family transcriptional regulator: MSERTTSASWAMGIVKALEMDGLDCRVLFKQLGLDYTALDDPDARFPQDSMTRLWQRAVELSGNPAIGLNMGKVVRPASFHVAGYALMSSNTLAEGFQRLVRYQRIIAESADLSFRLLEEGYALILTVHGDHLPPTRQSAEASLACALALCGWLSGRTLQPVKVLVQGDEPENLQPYKQAFHAPLTFNAPYDALIFERADMEAPLPTANEAMALLHDRFAGEYLARFSESRVTHKARQVLCRLLPQGEPKRDTVAQTLHLSQRTLQRRLQEEGTSFQQLLDDTRRELAEQYLAQPSMTLLEIAYLLGFADPSNFFRAFRRWFDTTPGDYRARLLQAPNAISDAKRPEYTVQTP; the protein is encoded by the coding sequence ATGAGCGAACGAACGACTTCTGCAAGCTGGGCGATGGGGATTGTCAAAGCATTGGAGATGGACGGCCTGGATTGCCGGGTTCTGTTCAAGCAACTGGGGCTCGATTACACCGCCCTGGATGATCCGGATGCGCGCTTCCCGCAAGACTCCATGACCCGACTCTGGCAACGGGCGGTCGAGCTGTCCGGCAACCCGGCAATCGGCCTGAACATGGGCAAAGTGGTGCGGCCGGCTTCTTTTCATGTCGCCGGTTATGCGCTGATGTCCAGCAATACCCTGGCCGAAGGCTTTCAGCGACTGGTGCGCTATCAGCGCATCATCGCCGAAAGTGCCGACCTGAGTTTTCGCCTGCTGGAGGAAGGCTATGCGCTGATCCTGACCGTGCACGGCGACCATCTGCCGCCGACCCGGCAAAGTGCCGAAGCGTCGCTGGCCTGTGCGTTGGCCCTGTGTGGCTGGCTGAGCGGGCGCACGCTGCAGCCGGTCAAAGTGCTGGTGCAGGGCGATGAACCGGAAAATCTGCAACCCTACAAACAGGCTTTCCATGCACCGCTGACGTTCAACGCACCTTACGACGCGTTGATTTTCGAGCGCGCCGACATGGAGGCGCCGCTGCCCACCGCCAACGAGGCGATGGCGCTGCTGCATGACCGGTTTGCCGGGGAGTACCTGGCGCGGTTTTCCGAGAGTCGCGTGACCCACAAGGCCCGCCAGGTGCTCTGTCGCTTGCTGCCTCAGGGCGAACCCAAGCGCGATACCGTCGCGCAGACCCTGCACTTGTCACAGCGCACTTTGCAGCGTCGGTTGCAGGAGGAGGGCACGAGTTTTCAGCAATTGCTCGACGACACCCGCCGCGAACTGGCCGAACAGTATCTGGCGCAACCGAGCATGACCCTGCTGGAAATCGCCTATCTGTTGGGTTTCGCCGATCCGAGCAATTTCTTCCGCGCGTTCCGTCGCTGGTTCGACACCACGCCCGGCGATTACCGGGCGCGGCTGTTACAGGCGCCGAATGCGATCAGTGACGCCAAAAGGCCGGAATACACAGTACAAACACCGTGA